Proteins encoded in a region of the Deltaproteobacteria bacterium genome:
- a CDS encoding glycosyltransferase translates to MHVLLFIKYPCPGQVKTRLAKDIGDEHARGLYRAFVRDELETIRRAGLEVTLCCAPNATLSAYRTWLGPQGNYTTQHGADLGERMANALAATLALTSPAVLIGGDVPDLPVESLVAAQNALNTEDICLGPSQDGGFYLLGVRAPQPLSRIFANVCWGTSQVLERTLDNCRALGICPRLVPTWSDVDTLADLGAFLRRGVKTCDATMAYVRAHNLEPLSAATPR, encoded by the coding sequence ATGCACGTCCTGCTCTTCATCAAATATCCGTGCCCGGGGCAGGTCAAGACCAGACTGGCCAAGGATATCGGCGACGAGCACGCCCGTGGCTTGTATCGGGCGTTTGTCCGCGATGAATTGGAAACCATCCGCCGCGCCGGGCTGGAAGTCACTCTGTGCTGCGCGCCCAACGCGACCTTGTCGGCCTATCGGACGTGGCTTGGCCCACAGGGGAACTATACAACGCAACACGGCGCGGATTTGGGAGAACGCATGGCCAATGCCCTGGCCGCGACACTGGCCCTGACCTCGCCCGCCGTGCTCATTGGCGGCGATGTGCCGGATCTTCCGGTCGAGTCCCTCGTGGCGGCCCAAAACGCCTTGAACACCGAGGATATCTGCCTTGGGCCCAGTCAGGATGGCGGTTTTTATCTCCTCGGGGTGCGTGCCCCTCAACCTTTGTCGCGCATCTTTGCCAACGTTTGCTGGGGCACAAGCCAGGTCTTGGAGCGAACCCTGGACAACTGCCGGGCCCTGGGTATTTGTCCCCGCCTTGTTCCAACCTGGTCCGACGTGGATACGCTCGCGGATCTGGGCGCGTTTCTGCGTCGTGGAGTCAAAACCTGTGACGCGACAATGGCCTATGTGCGCGCTCACAATCTGGAACCACTGTCGGCGGCAACGCCTCGGTAA
- a CDS encoding stress response translation initiation inhibitor YciH, whose translation MSNDVRPVYSTEHGSLCPGCGKNPCACRPAPLVQKGPVRVGRETKGRKGAGVTVVSGLALPEAELKNLLARWKKRLGCGGTCRDGMLEFQGEHRDALMAELKAMGIAAKKSGG comes from the coding sequence ATGAGTAACGACGTTCGACCGGTTTATTCCACGGAACACGGCTCCCTGTGCCCCGGATGTGGCAAAAATCCATGCGCGTGCCGCCCGGCGCCCTTGGTCCAGAAAGGACCGGTTCGCGTCGGGCGCGAAACAAAGGGTCGCAAGGGCGCTGGCGTGACCGTGGTTTCCGGTCTCGCCCTGCCTGAAGCGGAGCTCAAAAACCTGCTGGCGCGTTGGAAAAAACGCTTGGGCTGCGGTGGAACCTGTCGCGACGGGATGCTTGAATTCCAGGGAGAACACCGCGACGCCCTCATGGCCGAGCTGAAGGCCATGGGCATCGCGGCCAAAAAATCGGGTGGTTGA
- a CDS encoding PilZ domain-containing protein — translation MTTDKRQWSREGVAVPCLIGAVEDARDPSRGFIVNLSQGGVMVTSEEGFAPNQRVTIILDQEYDALLFEFADTLTGIVRWSQTIPSDIGFPYQLGVAFEHGLPHRLHLVEQ, via the coding sequence ATGACCACCGACAAACGCCAATGGAGTCGAGAAGGTGTCGCCGTGCCCTGCCTGATCGGGGCTGTCGAGGATGCGCGGGACCCGTCGCGGGGGTTTATTGTGAATTTAAGCCAGGGCGGCGTCATGGTGACGTCCGAGGAGGGGTTCGCCCCCAATCAGCGGGTGACCATCATTTTGGATCAGGAATATGACGCCCTGTTGTTTGAATTCGCCGACACCCTGACCGGGATTGTTCGTTGGTCCCAAACCATCCCGAGCGACATTGGCTTTCCCTATCAACTGGGCGTGGCCTTTGAGCACGGCCTGCCTCACCGTTTGCATTTGGTCGAACAGTAA
- the ylqF gene encoding ribosome biogenesis GTPase YlqF, giving the protein MSIQWFPGHMHRARKQIATVMAKVDIVIEVLDARLPGYSENPMLRELRGDRPCLKLLNKSDLADPDVTLAWKNFFRREDGIVPLEIVATNPKDTRRVIALLPKIGPKRNLIMQPLNCLILGIPNVGKSTLMNALVGRKVARAANQAAITTKQKRVHLNDEITLYDTPGVLWPKIEDEEASFMLAGSGAVRETAMDNAEVAARVGDYLLRHYPTLLQVRYKLSDLPENGSLLVAAVGKKRGCLVKGGDVDMDKAAGILLNELRAGQIGRISLEKPPATDDPKNATDSFSQEKS; this is encoded by the coding sequence ATGTCCATCCAATGGTTCCCCGGACACATGCACCGGGCCCGCAAGCAAATCGCCACGGTCATGGCCAAGGTCGATATCGTCATCGAAGTCCTGGACGCCCGTCTGCCCGGGTACAGCGAAAACCCGATGTTGCGGGAATTGCGTGGGGATCGACCGTGTTTGAAGCTCCTCAACAAAAGCGACCTGGCCGATCCGGACGTGACCCTGGCCTGGAAGAATTTTTTCCGGCGCGAAGACGGTATCGTGCCCCTGGAAATAGTGGCCACCAATCCCAAGGACACGCGCCGCGTCATTGCCCTGCTGCCCAAGATCGGGCCCAAGCGGAACCTGATCATGCAACCTCTGAACTGCCTGATTCTTGGAATCCCCAATGTGGGCAAGTCCACGCTCATGAACGCCTTGGTCGGACGCAAGGTCGCCCGGGCCGCCAATCAGGCCGCCATCACCACCAAGCAGAAACGGGTGCACTTGAACGACGAGATCACCCTTTACGACACTCCCGGCGTGCTCTGGCCCAAGATCGAGGACGAAGAGGCCTCGTTCATGCTTGCCGGGAGCGGCGCCGTGCGCGAAACAGCCATGGATAACGCGGAGGTCGCGGCCCGGGTTGGGGACTATCTGCTCCGGCACTATCCGACCCTGCTTCAGGTTCGGTACAAACTGTCCGACCTACCGGAAAACGGGAGCCTCTTGGTGGCCGCCGTGGGAAAAAAGCGGGGGTGCCTGGTCAAGGGCGGGGACGTGGATATGGACAAAGCAGCGGGGATTTTGCTGAATGAATTGCGGGCTGGACAAATCGGACGCATCAGTCTGGAAAAGCCGCCCGCGACGGATGACCCGAAAAATGCGACCGACAGTTTTTCCCAGGAGAAATCATGA
- a CDS encoding M3 family peptidase, whose product MPSNNPILDWETHPDFSAITPDHVLPAMRAALSVSLQELKALEEAPPRTWHGLLVPLERLSDRVFRAWGLVSHLHNVMNSPALRAVHAQMQPEVIAFANRLGQSRPIFEALRALRFGDDFPGYSRALQRTILVLLRDAELKGVGLDGDQRARFNQISQELAELGTRFTNNVLDSTQAFALTLRDRSEVDGLPEESRRLAAAMSVARGNPEATAENGPWTITLDAPSYLSFMHHANRRDLRETVYKAYVTRASHGAPNNLPLIRRILVLRRELAALLGFEHFAAMSLVRKMAPSVASIEGLLDRIRDAATDYALNDLIELGELARSRGQAEDIQPWDVLFWAERLKEERFGLHDEQVRPFFPLPAILGGLFALARDVFGVVIEPAEQPVWRPDVRYFEVLDADKQAVAGFYLDPYARPEEKRGGAWMDELTSSSVACAPAGQDRRRPIAYINCNQRPPLDDAPSLMSFQEVTTLFHEFGHALQHMLTTVKHGFVAGINHVDWDAVELPSQFMENWCYQREILASLARHYQTGESMPESMLDTLLGARTFRAGSSALRQIALAKTDLALHTAPDPESLDPIEIDHDIARQIQPLPPVPEDRFLCSFAHIFDGGYAAGYYSYKWAEVLSADAFSAFTEAGIENESARRFWGRRFRDTVLSLGGSRPPMEIFRLFRGREPDPTALLRQEGLLAPDKDA is encoded by the coding sequence ATGCCAAGCAACAATCCCATTCTCGACTGGGAAACCCATCCTGATTTTTCCGCGATCACCCCGGACCATGTTCTCCCCGCCATGCGCGCGGCCCTGTCGGTCAGCCTCCAGGAGCTCAAGGCCCTGGAGGAGGCTCCGCCACGGACATGGCATGGACTTTTGGTGCCGCTGGAGCGTCTTTCGGACCGGGTTTTTCGGGCCTGGGGTTTGGTCTCGCATCTGCACAATGTCATGAATAGCCCGGCATTGCGCGCTGTCCATGCCCAGATGCAACCCGAGGTGATCGCCTTCGCCAATCGTCTGGGGCAGAGCCGTCCAATTTTCGAGGCCCTTCGGGCCCTGCGCTTCGGTGATGATTTCCCCGGATATAGCCGGGCCTTGCAACGGACCATCCTGGTCCTCCTGCGTGACGCCGAACTGAAGGGCGTGGGCCTGGACGGGGATCAACGGGCCCGATTCAATCAGATCAGTCAGGAACTGGCCGAGCTGGGAACGCGTTTCACCAACAATGTCCTGGACAGCACCCAGGCCTTTGCCCTGACCCTGCGTGATCGATCCGAAGTGGATGGCCTTCCCGAGGAATCGCGACGTCTGGCGGCCGCCATGTCCGTGGCCCGTGGAAATCCCGAAGCAACGGCCGAAAACGGTCCGTGGACGATCACCCTGGATGCTCCTTCGTACTTGTCCTTCATGCACCACGCCAACCGCCGCGACCTCCGCGAAACGGTGTACAAGGCCTACGTCACCAGGGCTTCGCACGGCGCGCCAAACAATCTGCCGCTCATCCGCCGTATTCTGGTGTTGCGCCGTGAACTGGCCGCATTGCTCGGATTCGAGCATTTCGCGGCCATGAGCCTGGTCCGGAAAATGGCCCCCAGCGTGGCCAGCATCGAGGGTCTCCTGGACCGAATCCGGGACGCGGCCACGGACTATGCCCTGAACGACCTGATCGAGCTGGGGGAATTGGCGAGATCGCGTGGACAAGCCGAGGACATCCAGCCCTGGGATGTTTTGTTTTGGGCGGAACGCCTGAAAGAGGAACGCTTCGGCCTGCATGACGAACAGGTCCGGCCATTTTTCCCGCTTCCAGCCATTCTGGGGGGGCTTTTTGCCCTGGCGCGCGATGTGTTCGGGGTTGTCATCGAACCGGCGGAGCAACCGGTCTGGCGTCCCGATGTCCGGTATTTTGAAGTGCTGGACGCGGACAAGCAGGCCGTGGCCGGATTCTATCTGGACCCGTATGCCCGCCCCGAGGAAAAACGTGGTGGAGCCTGGATGGATGAATTGACATCCAGCAGCGTGGCCTGCGCCCCGGCGGGGCAAGACCGGCGCCGGCCCATTGCCTATATCAATTGCAATCAACGGCCGCCCTTGGATGACGCGCCGTCGCTCATGAGTTTTCAGGAAGTGACGACGCTTTTCCATGAGTTCGGGCACGCGCTGCAACATATGCTGACCACGGTGAAACATGGATTTGTCGCGGGCATCAACCATGTCGACTGGGACGCGGTGGAACTGCCCAGCCAATTCATGGAAAATTGGTGCTATCAACGTGAAATCCTCGCCAGTCTCGCCCGGCATTATCAAACCGGCGAGTCCATGCCCGAGTCGATGCTGGACACGCTTCTTGGTGCTCGAACCTTTCGGGCCGGGTCCTCGGCCTTGCGTCAGATCGCCCTGGCCAAGACAGATCTCGCCCTGCACACCGCGCCGGATCCAGAAAGCCTCGATCCCATCGAAATCGATCACGACATCGCCCGTCAAATCCAGCCCTTGCCGCCCGTGCCGGAGGACCGCTTTCTGTGCTCGTTCGCGCATATTTTCGATGGCGGATACGCGGCTGGGTATTACAGTTATAAATGGGCCGAGGTCCTGAGCGCCGACGCGTTCAGCGCCTTCACCGAGGCCGGAATCGAGAATGAATCCGCCCGTCGCTTCTGGGGACGTCGCTTTCGGGACACCGTCCTCTCCTTGGGCGGCAGCCGTCCGCCGATGGAAATTTTTCGTCTTTTTCGCGGTCGCGAGCCCGATCCCACGGCCCTGCTTCGTCAGGAAGGGCTTTTAGCACCGGACAAGGACGCCTAG
- a CDS encoding tryptophan--tRNA ligase — MKKMTVLTGITTTGTPHLGNYVGAIRPAIEASRDVNVNSYYFLADFHALIKCHEPAKVHQSTLEVAATWLALGLDTDKSTFYRQSDIPEITELTWILTCMTAKGLMNRAHAYKAAVQANEEEKSADPDKGITMGLYSYPILMAADILMFNANVVPVGRDQIQHLEMTRDIAQRFNHHFGEHFVMPEARVDESTAVLTGLDGRKMSKSYNNYIPLFLPEKALRKQIMKIVTNSQAPEEPKETEGCALFDMYRAFATPAQVAEMRRKFAEGIGWGHVKQELFEVVNAQIGEAREKYNDLIQNPTYIESVLKQGAAKAREHSAPFLASIRQAVGITPLR, encoded by the coding sequence ATGAAAAAAATGACCGTTCTGACCGGGATCACCACCACCGGCACCCCGCACCTGGGCAATTATGTCGGCGCCATCCGGCCGGCCATCGAGGCCAGCCGTGATGTTAACGTCAATTCCTATTATTTTTTGGCGGATTTTCACGCCCTGATCAAATGCCACGAACCGGCCAAGGTTCATCAGTCAACCCTGGAAGTGGCCGCCACCTGGCTGGCCCTGGGCCTGGACACGGATAAGAGCACTTTTTATCGCCAGTCCGACATTCCCGAAATCACCGAACTGACCTGGATTTTGACCTGCATGACGGCCAAGGGCCTCATGAACCGCGCCCACGCCTACAAGGCCGCGGTCCAGGCCAACGAAGAGGAAAAAAGCGCCGATCCGGACAAGGGCATCACCATGGGCCTGTATTCCTATCCAATCCTCATGGCCGCCGATATTCTGATGTTCAACGCCAACGTCGTGCCCGTGGGCCGGGACCAAATCCAGCATTTGGAAATGACCCGGGACATCGCCCAACGGTTCAACCATCACTTCGGGGAGCACTTTGTCATGCCCGAGGCCAGGGTGGACGAATCCACGGCCGTGTTGACCGGGTTGGACGGGCGCAAGATGAGTAAAAGTTACAACAATTACATTCCTCTTTTTCTGCCGGAAAAGGCTTTGCGCAAACAGATCATGAAAATCGTGACCAATTCCCAGGCCCCGGAAGAACCCAAGGAAACCGAGGGCTGTGCCCTGTTCGACATGTACCGGGCCTTTGCCACGCCGGCCCAGGTGGCCGAGATGCGCCGGAAATTCGCCGAGGGAATCGGCTGGGGTCATGTCAAGCAGGAGCTGTTCGAGGTCGTCAATGCCCAAATCGGCGAAGCCAGGGAAAAATACAACGACCTTATCCAAAACCCGACATACATCGAATCCGTGCTCAAGCAGGGCGCGGCAAAAGCGCGCGAGCACAGCGCTCCCTTTCTTGCCAGTATCCGGCAGGCTGTCGGCATCACGCCTCTGCGGTAA
- a CDS encoding site-2 protease family protein → MFDISQTIQHFSIIALPFFLGITCHEVAHGYVSYLLGDPTAKQAGRLTLNPLKHLDPIGTLTLLVTQLIGWAKPVPINPAYYKDYRRGILYVSLAGPMANFAVMIFFALVLKVLAVVSQYPGTASAGYILRPMINIAVAGVFINAILGAFNLLPIPPLDGSKILACLLPGHLAARFMRLERYGFIILLVLAVTGGLGLILSPVSAFVQNMLIKPLL, encoded by the coding sequence ATGTTCGATATCAGCCAGACCATTCAGCATTTTTCCATCATTGCCCTGCCGTTTTTTCTCGGCATCACCTGCCACGAAGTGGCTCACGGCTATGTCTCGTACCTGCTGGGAGACCCCACGGCCAAACAGGCGGGGCGTCTGACCCTCAATCCCTTGAAGCATCTCGATCCCATCGGGACCTTGACCCTGCTCGTGACCCAGCTCATCGGCTGGGCCAAGCCCGTGCCCATCAATCCAGCCTACTACAAGGACTATCGGCGGGGCATCCTGTATGTCTCCCTGGCCGGGCCCATGGCCAATTTCGCGGTCATGATTTTTTTTGCCCTTGTGCTCAAGGTGCTCGCGGTCGTGAGTCAATATCCAGGCACGGCCTCGGCGGGGTATATCCTGCGGCCCATGATCAACATCGCCGTGGCCGGAGTCTTCATCAACGCCATTCTCGGTGCTTTCAATCTGCTGCCCATTCCGCCCCTGGACGGAAGCAAAATCCTCGCCTGTCTGCTTCCCGGCCATTTGGCCGCGCGATTCATGCGGCTTGAGCGCTACGGATTCATCATTCTGCTTGTCTTGGCCGTGACCGGCGGCTTGGGACTGATCCTGTCGCCGGTTTCCGCCTTTGTTCAAAACATGCTCATCAAACCCCTGCTATAG
- a CDS encoding DUF523 domain-containing protein, with product MTRDIHDGAPILVSACLVGIHCRYDGGCSRDERVLRLARRVCLVPVCSEQLGGLPTPRESVELRQGRAVCADGRDMTAFFQRGVEQVLRIVELTGARTAILQPRSPSCGSRMVYDGSFSGRLIPGQGMLAASLDRAGIRLLDPDDLDGP from the coding sequence ATGACAAGGGATATACACGATGGCGCGCCAATTTTGGTCAGCGCCTGTTTGGTCGGTATCCATTGCCGCTACGATGGTGGCTGTTCCCGTGACGAGCGCGTGCTGCGCCTGGCCCGGCGTGTCTGTCTGGTGCCGGTTTGTTCGGAGCAACTGGGCGGATTGCCCACGCCACGCGAATCCGTGGAGCTGCGCCAGGGGCGGGCGGTATGCGCCGATGGGCGCGATATGACCGCGTTTTTTCAGCGCGGCGTGGAGCAGGTGTTGCGGATCGTGGAGTTGACTGGAGCCAGGACGGCCATTCTCCAGCCGCGTTCGCCAAGTTGTGGCTCCCGCATGGTCTATGATGGCTCGTTCTCGGGCCGATTGATCCCTGGCCAGGGAATGTTGGCGGCCAGTCTCGACCGGGCCGGGATTCGGCTTCTGGACCCAGACGATCTGGACGGTCCTTGA
- the cobT gene encoding nicotinate-nucleotide--dimethylbenzimidazole phosphoribosyltransferase, which translates to MSLLHTAIDRVTPLDHSLMDKAQAHLDTQTKPRGSLGALERVACRMVAIAGGSAPRVDPARIYTCAGDHGVAIQGVSLFPQAVTRQMVENFMNSGAAINVLTKTAGVDLMVVDAGCLGGPFRDHPGLTQCKVAPGTSDLSVGPAMTHDQCRQAVENGIRLAEQARDEGMVTLGTGEMGIANTTPATALFCAYLGLRPVDITGPGTGLSSEGVRRKIMVIEQALALHRDVIGRGDPMEILAALGGFEIATLAGILVGGAGLGLQLVIDGFISTSAYVAATALCPAVKDYAFFSHSSAEPGYAAIMERLRAEPLLHLGLRLGEGTGAALAIFLLRSAANIYNEMATFGAAGVQDGC; encoded by the coding sequence ATGTCTTTACTGCACACGGCCATCGATCGGGTCACACCCCTGGACCACAGCCTGATGGACAAAGCCCAGGCCCATCTCGACACCCAGACCAAACCACGGGGCAGCCTTGGAGCCCTGGAACGCGTCGCCTGCCGCATGGTGGCCATCGCCGGCGGCTCGGCACCCAGGGTCGATCCGGCCCGGATTTACACCTGCGCCGGGGACCACGGCGTCGCGATCCAGGGTGTCAGTCTGTTTCCGCAGGCCGTGACCCGCCAGATGGTTGAAAATTTCATGAACAGTGGCGCCGCCATCAATGTGCTGACCAAAACAGCCGGAGTGGATTTGATGGTCGTGGACGCGGGTTGTCTGGGTGGACCCTTCCGCGACCATCCGGGTCTGACCCAGTGCAAGGTCGCCCCGGGAACTTCGGACTTGAGCGTCGGTCCGGCCATGACCCATGACCAATGCCGGCAGGCCGTGGAAAACGGAATCCGTCTGGCCGAACAGGCCCGCGACGAGGGCATGGTCACGCTGGGCACCGGAGAAATGGGCATCGCCAACACCACGCCGGCCACGGCTCTTTTTTGCGCGTATCTGGGGCTGCGTCCGGTGGATATCACTGGTCCGGGCACGGGCCTTTCCAGCGAAGGCGTGCGGCGTAAAATCATGGTTATCGAGCAAGCCCTGGCCCTGCACCGTGATGTCATCGGGCGTGGCGACCCCATGGAGATCCTGGCCGCCCTGGGTGGGTTTGAAATCGCCACCCTGGCCGGCATCCTCGTGGGCGGCGCGGGCCTGGGCCTGCAGTTGGTCATCGACGGGTTCATCTCCACCAGCGCCTATGTCGCCGCGACGGCCCTCTGCCCCGCTGTCAAGGACTACGCGTTTTTTTCCCATTCCTCGGCCGAGCCCGGGTACGCGGCGATCATGGAGCGTCTGCGGGCAGAGCCGCTTTTGCACCTGGGGTTGCGGTTGGGAGAAGGCACCGGCGCGGCGTTGGCTATTTTCTTGCTGCGTAGCGCGGCCAATATTTACAATGAAATGGCCACATTCGGTGCCGCCGGCGTCCAGGATGGATGCTGA
- a CDS encoding protein-disulfide reductase → MAISRIFWCLLLALGLVPTTGGQAASREPVSTRLELYRSHDPDHPAVAVFFLTPATGWHVYGNVPGDAGYPTSLRASLNGRFVPTFYPPATNKPDPLDPTLSVDLYQGRTPLFIPLAPAETLDVQTHLEALLCSDTTCQPLRGDFRATASATELANLPLAESQDWWPQLATASPGVEESDAVPAAVPEADLPPVFDFKPRYFAPGLEVSTLSKAATLAFLAGLILNFMPCVLPVITLKLRSFIPAANSVATHQRQAFRTHNLFFALGVVLYFVILATIIAMTGMAWGQIFQQPGAIITLAAVVFALSLSLFGVYDLPLIDLKGHARGVAHHPRLESFTTGVLATILATPCSGPFLGGVLAWALIQPPRIIALVLACIGLGMAAPYLLMALLPGLYRFLPQPGAWTIHLERVLGFLLAGTTVYLIGLLPTTQYLNVLILLWMLALGAWIWGKWTNLSQTRTRRWFIRVCALGLVAGTAFLLFRPVHHPDAWNAFDLDRFKARLGHETLVLEFTADWCPNCKFLEKTVLSPERSARLTEDFDIELMRVDLTRHDPTLMALLENLGSKSIPVLAIFPKDAPQSPLVLRDLFTSGQLREALGKEHE, encoded by the coding sequence ATGGCAATTTCTCGAATTTTTTGGTGTTTGCTTCTCGCCTTGGGCTTGGTTCCCACTACCGGCGGTCAGGCCGCGTCCAGGGAGCCCGTTTCGACCCGCTTGGAACTCTACCGCAGCCACGATCCGGACCATCCGGCCGTGGCCGTTTTTTTTCTGACTCCAGCCACGGGTTGGCACGTCTACGGTAACGTTCCCGGAGACGCTGGCTATCCAACCAGTCTGCGGGCCAGCCTCAACGGACGTTTCGTGCCGACTTTTTATCCCCCGGCCACGAACAAGCCCGATCCCCTGGACCCGACCCTGTCCGTCGATCTGTATCAAGGTCGGACGCCGCTGTTCATCCCGCTCGCGCCGGCCGAAACCCTCGATGTCCAGACGCATCTCGAAGCCCTGTTGTGCTCGGACACGACATGCCAGCCCCTGCGCGGCGATTTCAGGGCCACCGCCTCGGCCACGGAGCTGGCCAATCTGCCCCTGGCTGAAAGCCAGGATTGGTGGCCGCAGCTGGCCACCGCCTCGCCAGGCGTCGAAGAATCGGACGCGGTCCCAGCCGCCGTGCCCGAAGCCGATTTGCCGCCGGTTTTTGATTTCAAACCCCGTTATTTCGCTCCAGGCCTGGAGGTGAGCACCCTGTCCAAGGCAGCGACCCTGGCCTTTCTGGCTGGCCTGATTCTCAACTTCATGCCCTGCGTGCTCCCGGTCATCACGCTCAAATTGCGGTCGTTCATCCCCGCGGCCAACAGCGTGGCCACACACCAACGCCAAGCCTTTCGAACGCATAACCTTTTTTTTGCCTTGGGCGTGGTTCTCTATTTTGTGATCCTGGCCACGATCATCGCCATGACCGGCATGGCCTGGGGACAAATTTTTCAGCAGCCGGGCGCGATCATCACCTTGGCCGCTGTTGTTTTCGCCTTGAGCCTGAGTCTTTTTGGTGTCTACGACCTGCCGCTGATCGATTTGAAGGGCCATGCCCGGGGCGTTGCCCATCATCCCCGGTTGGAATCCTTCACCACGGGCGTTCTCGCGACGATTTTGGCCACCCCCTGCAGTGGTCCATTTCTGGGAGGAGTTCTGGCGTGGGCCCTGATCCAGCCGCCGCGAATCATCGCTCTGGTTCTGGCCTGCATCGGTCTGGGCATGGCGGCGCCCTATCTGTTGATGGCCCTTTTGCCTGGATTGTACCGTTTTTTGCCCCAACCCGGGGCCTGGACCATCCATCTAGAGCGGGTTCTGGGATTTCTTTTGGCCGGAACCACTGTCTATCTGATCGGATTGCTCCCAACGACACAGTATTTGAACGTTCTCATTCTCCTGTGGATGTTGGCGCTCGGAGCCTGGATCTGGGGGAAGTGGACCAATTTAAGCCAAACCAGGACGCGGCGCTGGTTCATCCGTGTCTGCGCCCTGGGATTGGTCGCCGGGACCGCGTTTTTGCTTTTCCGACCGGTTCACCATCCGGATGCGTGGAATGCGTTCGATCTGGACAGATTCAAGGCCCGCCTTGGCCACGAAACCCTGGTGCTGGAATTCACGGCCGATTGGTGCCCAAACTGTAAATTCCTCGAAAAAACAGTGCTTTCTCCGGAACGCAGCGCCCGTCTGACCGAAGACTTCGACATCGAGTTGATGCGCGTGGATTTGACCAGACACGACCCGACCCTGATGGCCCTGTTGGAAAATCTGGGCTCCAAATCCATCCCGGTGCTGGCGATTTTTCCCAAGGACGCCCCCCAAAGTCCGTTGGTGCTGCGGGATCTTTTCACCAGCGGACAGTTGCGCGAGGCCCTTGGGAAGGAACACGAATAG
- a CDS encoding VWA domain-containing protein, protein MKLQKLVVLSMALVLLAASAAVAADKYVRKVDNFIFLVDTSGSMDDKYVDSKETKISLAKSILERINKMLPELGYNGGLNTAAPAMELKAVEPYQAAAYGAAIANIPTVIGSRPTPLGVGLASLEPALKNMVGRNAVIIVSDGQENQGIETLAVASELSEKYGVCFHTIGFADSVNGNQELLDKLTALKSCGVSTSAAQVADDAALENFVRAVFYDVAPVEIDPCSLDDDNDGIGNCQDKCADTPNDLVVDADGCPIPVVVKLKVNFDYDKADVKPQYHQELADFAEFMKQYPGVFVEIDGHTDSDGSDAYNQKLSLRRANSVRTYLIQKLGMDSTQLTAIGFGESKPVASNATDAGKAENRRIEAVLKGVFKKK, encoded by the coding sequence ATGAAACTGCAAAAACTGGTCGTGTTGAGCATGGCGCTGGTGCTGCTGGCGGCTTCCGCCGCTGTCGCCGCGGATAAATATGTCCGCAAGGTGGATAATTTCATTTTTCTGGTGGATACGTCCGGATCCATGGACGACAAATATGTGGACTCCAAGGAAACCAAAATTTCCCTGGCCAAATCCATCCTGGAACGCATCAATAAAATGCTTCCGGAACTTGGCTACAACGGCGGCCTCAACACCGCTGCCCCGGCCATGGAATTGAAGGCCGTCGAACCCTATCAGGCCGCCGCTTACGGCGCGGCCATCGCCAACATCCCCACCGTCATCGGCTCCCGACCCACCCCTCTGGGCGTTGGTCTTGCCAGCCTTGAGCCGGCCCTCAAAAACATGGTCGGCCGCAATGCCGTCATCATTGTTTCCGACGGTCAGGAGAATCAGGGCATCGAAACCCTCGCGGTCGCTTCCGAATTGTCCGAAAAATATGGCGTGTGTTTTCACACCATCGGCTTTGCCGATTCCGTCAACGGCAATCAGGAATTGCTGGACAAGCTGACCGCCCTGAAGTCCTGCGGCGTGTCCACCTCCGCCGCCCAGGTCGCCGATGACGCGGCCCTGGAAAATTTTGTCCGTGCCGTTTTTTATGATGTCGCTCCCGTTGAAATCGATCCCTGCTCCCTGGACGACGACAACGACGGCATCGGCAATTGCCAGGACAAGTGTGCCGATACCCCCAATGACCTGGTCGTCGACGCCGATGGTTGCCCGATCCCGGTCGTGGTCAAGCTGAAGGTCAATTTTGATTACGACAAGGCCGACGTAAAGCCGCAGTACCATCAGGAGCTGGCTGATTTCGCTGAATTCATGAAGCAGTATCCTGGCGTGTTCGTGGAAATCGACGGACACACCGACTCCGATGGCTCCGACGCCTACAATCAGAAGCTGTCCCTGCGCCGTGCCAACAGCGTGCGGACATATCTGATTCAGAAGCTCGGCATGGACAGCACCCAGCTTACCGCCATTGGTTTTGGAGAATCCAAGCCTGTCGCCAGCAATGCCACGGATGCCGGCAAGGCTGAAAACCGTCGCATCGAGGCGGTCTTGAAGGGCGTTTTCAAGAAGAAGTAG